In Streptomyces qaidamensis, one DNA window encodes the following:
- a CDS encoding LCP family protein: MDAQGRGRADDIDPADQWVLNPNTGEYELRLAPSAAQSSVPGPRGSGDRGTTGRRGTTGRGTTGAAGAAGARRTAPARRPGAAAPGDDAPSPRRRAGAPAEAAAGRRGRRPVPKKAKGKKVLMWTGGSLAFVLIAASGAAYLYYEHLNNNITSVSDDGAGTGGFSKDRAINILLIGTDKRTGKGNEGYGDKDSAGHADTTLVLHVAKDRSNATVLSIPRDLITDIPDCPTTQEDGTEKIIPGQQRTRFNNSLGQEERTPSCTMRTITELTGLKMDHFMVADFNAVKTLTSAVGGVDVCLAKDIKDKDSKLDLPKGEHTIEGEEALAFVRTRHSVGFGGDLSRIELQQQFLGSMMRKLKSNDTLTSPQKMIKLAEAGTKALTVDSQISTIKKLADLGAELGKFDTKNLTFATVPVVDNPAEKVKATVVLKEPQAQQLFAMVRDDVSLTDVKQQKKKEKAAEAARLKGTKAQASEVRVRILNGGAVAGSAQETLSWLQVQEGVTKSENAGNAEQPLAKTTLEYGPDQADQARRLAEIMGLSGAAMKPGESVTNAQGVPAMTLTLGKDFEGAGVPLTTPAKVPEDVQKATADKVECAK, translated from the coding sequence GTGGACGCGCAAGGCCGTGGGCGGGCGGACGACATCGACCCCGCAGACCAATGGGTACTCAACCCGAACACCGGTGAATACGAACTGCGACTGGCCCCTTCCGCAGCGCAGTCGTCCGTTCCCGGCCCGCGCGGTTCCGGTGACCGTGGCACGACCGGCCGTCGTGGCACGACCGGCCGGGGCACGACCGGTGCGGCCGGTGCGGCAGGCGCCCGCCGGACCGCCCCCGCCCGGCGTCCCGGAGCCGCGGCACCCGGTGATGACGCTCCCTCCCCGCGCAGACGCGCCGGCGCCCCGGCCGAGGCGGCCGCGGGACGGCGCGGGCGCCGCCCGGTGCCGAAGAAGGCGAAGGGCAAGAAGGTCCTGATGTGGACCGGCGGTTCACTGGCCTTCGTACTGATCGCGGCGAGCGGGGCCGCCTACCTCTACTACGAGCACCTCAACAACAACATCACGTCCGTCTCCGACGACGGCGCCGGCACCGGGGGCTTCAGCAAGGACCGCGCGATCAACATCCTGCTGATCGGCACCGACAAGCGCACCGGCAAGGGCAACGAGGGCTACGGCGACAAGGACAGCGCCGGGCACGCGGACACCACACTGGTACTGCACGTCGCCAAGGACCGCTCCAACGCGACCGTGTTGAGCATCCCGCGGGACCTGATCACCGACATCCCGGACTGTCCGACGACTCAGGAGGACGGCACCGAGAAGATCATCCCGGGCCAGCAGCGCACGCGCTTCAACAACAGCCTCGGGCAGGAGGAACGCACCCCGAGCTGCACCATGCGCACGATCACCGAGCTCACCGGGCTGAAGATGGACCACTTCATGGTGGCCGACTTCAACGCGGTCAAGACGCTGACCAGCGCGGTGGGCGGCGTCGACGTGTGCCTGGCCAAGGACATCAAGGACAAGGACTCCAAGCTCGATCTGCCCAAGGGCGAGCACACGATCGAGGGCGAGGAGGCGCTGGCCTTCGTCCGGACCCGGCACTCCGTGGGCTTCGGCGGTGACCTGAGCAGGATCGAGCTGCAACAGCAGTTCCTCGGCTCGATGATGCGCAAGCTGAAGTCCAACGACACCCTCACCAGCCCGCAGAAAATGATCAAGCTGGCGGAGGCGGGCACCAAGGCGCTGACCGTCGACTCCCAGATCAGCACGATCAAGAAGCTGGCCGATCTCGGGGCGGAGCTGGGCAAGTTCGACACCAAGAACCTCACGTTCGCCACTGTGCCCGTCGTCGACAACCCCGCGGAGAAGGTCAAGGCCACGGTGGTCCTGAAGGAGCCCCAGGCCCAGCAGCTGTTCGCGATGGTCCGGGACGACGTGTCGCTGACCGACGTGAAACAGCAGAAGAAGAAGGAGAAGGCCGCCGAGGCCGCCCGGCTGAAGGGCACCAAGGCCCAGGCCTCCGAGGTGCGGGTGCGGATCCTCAACGGCGGTGCCGTCGCCGGAAGCGCCCAGGAGACCCTCAGCTGGCTGCAGGTCCAGGAGGGCGTGACCAAGTCCGAGAACGCGGGCAACGCTGAGCAGCCGCTCGCGAAGACCACGCTGGAGTACGGGCCCGACCAGGCCGACCAGGCCCGCCGGCTCGCCGAGATCATGGGCCTGTCCGGGGCCGCGATGAAGCCGGGCGAGAGCGTGACCAACGCCCAGGGCGTGCCCGCGATGACACTGACCCTCGGAAAGGACTTCGAGGGTGCGGGCGTGCCCCTCACCACTCCGGCGAAGGTTCCGGAGGACGTTCAGAAGGCCACGGCCGACAAGGTCGAGTGCGCGAAGTGA
- a CDS encoding LCP family protein, whose protein sequence is MAQSDVRGGGTRRESGGGLAQDERPGTAASAAGGGAEGGGGQGRRRGRRRGGKRRIVRWFAIVLSVLILGTAGAGYLYYRHLNGNIDKGKRNSGESDVEKTGPNAAGQTPLNILLIGSDSRNSAENVKLGGGRDNVGSKPLADVQMLLHVSADRESASVVSIPRDTRVDIPKCVDPDTGDTYPAKNTIINETLQRGGPGCTLATWQNLTGVYIDHWMMVDFAGVVDMADAIGGVPVCVNQNVWDRPLSGQRGGSGLKLKAGTHKVQGKEALQWLRTRHAWGSDPLRAKAQHMYMNAMIRTLKEQNVFTDTGRLMGLAEAGTKALKVSEEIGTVKELYDVGMQLKSVPTNRITMTTMPWIEDPLNRNHLVPKPEDADKMWAMLRDDVSFDKAGKARAGTASGPSPASVKATGPAAAPAAGLSVTVVNGTASDERPAVPRRAAAVVAALQQEGFTQAVAASRQDPHGRTQVTYPKSTGEQGRANALSVAKAVGIPSSQVRATDDVTTTLTIGADWREGTAYPKQKAPEAGDLPESADALSADKTECMDVYEPYQW, encoded by the coding sequence ATGGCGCAGAGTGACGTGCGCGGAGGCGGCACCCGGCGCGAGTCGGGCGGCGGCCTCGCCCAGGACGAACGTCCGGGGACGGCGGCGTCCGCCGCGGGCGGGGGCGCGGAGGGCGGGGGCGGCCAGGGCCGGCGGCGTGGCCGGCGGCGCGGCGGCAAACGCCGGATAGTGCGCTGGTTCGCGATCGTGCTGTCCGTGCTGATACTCGGGACGGCCGGCGCCGGATACCTCTACTACCGCCACCTCAACGGCAACATCGACAAGGGCAAACGCAACAGCGGCGAGTCCGACGTCGAGAAGACCGGGCCCAACGCGGCGGGCCAGACCCCGCTCAACATCCTGCTGATCGGTTCCGACAGCCGGAACTCCGCGGAGAACGTCAAGCTCGGCGGCGGCAGGGACAACGTCGGCAGCAAGCCCCTTGCGGACGTGCAGATGCTCCTGCACGTCTCGGCGGACCGCGAGAGCGCGTCCGTGGTGAGCATCCCGCGGGACACCCGGGTGGACATCCCCAAGTGCGTCGACCCGGACACCGGGGACACCTACCCGGCCAAGAACACGATCATCAACGAGACGCTCCAGCGCGGTGGCCCGGGCTGCACCCTGGCCACCTGGCAGAACCTGACCGGCGTGTACATCGACCACTGGATGATGGTCGACTTCGCCGGAGTGGTGGACATGGCGGACGCCATCGGCGGTGTTCCCGTCTGCGTCAACCAGAACGTGTGGGACCGGCCGCTGTCCGGCCAGCGCGGCGGCTCCGGACTGAAGCTGAAGGCCGGCACGCACAAGGTGCAGGGCAAGGAGGCGCTGCAGTGGCTGCGCACCCGCCACGCCTGGGGCAGTGACCCGCTGCGCGCCAAGGCGCAGCACATGTACATGAACGCGATGATCCGGACGCTGAAGGAGCAGAACGTCTTCACCGACACCGGCCGTCTGATGGGCCTGGCCGAGGCGGGCACGAAGGCGCTGAAGGTGTCCGAGGAGATCGGCACGGTCAAGGAGCTGTACGACGTCGGCATGCAGCTGAAGTCGGTCCCGACCAACCGCATCACGATGACGACGATGCCGTGGATCGAGGACCCCCTGAACCGCAACCACCTGGTGCCCAAGCCGGAGGACGCCGACAAGATGTGGGCGATGCTCCGCGACGACGTCTCCTTCGACAAGGCCGGAAAGGCACGCGCGGGCACCGCCTCGGGTCCGTCCCCGGCGTCGGTGAAGGCCACGGGTCCGGCCGCGGCGCCGGCCGCCGGGCTGTCGGTCACCGTCGTCAACGGGACGGCGAGCGACGAGCGGCCCGCCGTTCCGCGACGGGCCGCCGCGGTCGTGGCGGCGCTGCAGCAGGAGGGCTTCACCCAGGCCGTCGCCGCGAGCCGGCAGGACCCGCACGGCCGGACCCAGGTGACGTATCCGAAGAGCACGGGCGAGCAGGGCCGCGCCAACGCGCTGTCGGTGGCGAAGGCGGTCGGCATCCCGAGCAGCCAGGTGCGGGCCACGGACGACGTCACCACCACGCTGACGATCGGCGCCGACTGGCGGGAGGGCACGGCCTACCCCAAGCAGAAGGCACCCGAGGCGGGCGATCTGCCCGAATCCGCGGACGCGCTGAGCGCGGACAAGACGGAGTGCATGGACGTGTACGAGCCCTACCAGTGGTGA
- a CDS encoding glycosyltransferase family 2 protein encodes MNANPDVRHPAVSVIMPVLNEERHLRGAVQAILAQEYAGEMEVVIALGPSTDRTDEIAAELVAEDARIHTVPNPTGRTPAALNAAINASRHPIVVRVDGHGMLSPNYIATAVRLLEETGAQNVGGIMHAEGENDWEHAVAAAMTSKIGVGNAAFHTGGQAGPAETVYLGVFRREALEQQGGYNVEFIRAQDWELNFRIREAGGLVWFSPELKVSYRPRPSVKALAKQYKDYGRWRHVVARFHEGSINLRYLAPPTAVCAIGAGILVGALLTPWGLVVPGGYLAAILLGSVPAGKGLPLKARLQIPVALATMHMSWGWGFLTSPRALAKKVIASRRPAVRADAAAS; translated from the coding sequence ATGAACGCCAATCCCGACGTGCGGCACCCCGCCGTTTCCGTGATCATGCCCGTCCTCAACGAGGAGCGGCATCTGCGGGGAGCAGTCCAAGCGATCCTCGCGCAGGAGTACGCCGGCGAGATGGAGGTCGTGATCGCCCTCGGTCCGTCCACGGACCGCACGGACGAGATCGCCGCCGAGCTCGTGGCCGAAGACGCGCGTATCCACACCGTCCCCAACCCCACCGGCCGTACGCCCGCGGCGCTGAACGCGGCGATCAACGCCTCCCGGCATCCGATCGTCGTCCGCGTCGACGGGCACGGCATGCTCTCGCCGAACTACATCGCGACGGCCGTACGGCTCCTGGAGGAGACCGGCGCGCAGAACGTCGGCGGCATCATGCACGCCGAGGGCGAGAACGACTGGGAGCACGCGGTCGCCGCCGCGATGACCTCGAAGATCGGGGTCGGCAACGCCGCCTTCCACACCGGTGGTCAGGCGGGCCCGGCCGAGACCGTCTATCTGGGTGTGTTCCGGCGCGAGGCGCTGGAGCAGCAGGGCGGCTACAACGTGGAGTTCATCCGCGCCCAGGACTGGGAGCTGAACTTCCGCATCCGCGAGGCCGGCGGGCTGGTCTGGTTCTCGCCCGAGCTGAAGGTGTCGTACCGGCCGCGGCCGAGTGTGAAGGCGCTCGCCAAGCAGTACAAGGACTACGGCCGCTGGCGGCACGTGGTGGCCCGCTTCCACGAGGGCTCGATCAACCTGCGCTACCTCGCCCCGCCGACCGCCGTGTGCGCGATCGGCGCCGGCATCCTGGTGGGCGCCCTGCTGACGCCGTGGGGCCTCGTGGTGCCCGGCGGCTACCTCGCGGCGATCCTGCTCGGCTCGGTCCCGGCGGGCAAGGGCCTGCCCCTGAAGGCGCGGCTGCAGATCCCGGTGGCTCTGGCCACGATGCACATGTCGTGGGGCTGGGGCTTCCTGACCAGCCCGCGGGCGCTGGCGAAGAAGGTCATCGCCTCCCGGCGCCCCGCGGTGCGCGCCGACGCCGCCGCGAGCTGA
- a CDS encoding LCP family protein: MPTPPRSPRSTAAPRRRPPPPPPRSAPRRPAPPSRRPRWGMRAVTTLSVVVLASAGIGHAVMTSLDADITRVDPFKDMKNRPQAGHGMNILLVGTDGREKISKEERHKYRLGGAPCHCTDTIMIVHISEDRERASVVSLPRDSYAVTPSHVDRVSGKRHNGHPLKLNAAYAEGGPQLTVRTVESMTKVKIDHYLEVDFTSFMKTVDVVGGVPICTADPLKDSYTGLNLPAGRHTLAGGQALQYVRARHVDGASDLGRMKRQQRFMAALVERLTSSGILLNPMKFRDVTRAVLGSVRADKGFGTDEMLDLGRAMRNFSPSSSEFTTVPIGRMGYAVKGVGSTLKWDTEKSERLFHALRQDQPLSVHRSRGAARIVPVAPQQIRVQVENGTRTAGLGRRVDAALTSTGFRTTKAPVNSATRDVRRTIVAHDPRWDRSAKSLAAALPGSELRAVKGLGPTLKVIAGADFERVRKVRAEDPGQGEFGVVRGDEVACS, encoded by the coding sequence ATGCCCACGCCGCCGCGGTCCCCTCGGTCCACCGCCGCTCCCCGCCGCCGCCCCCCGCCCCCCCCCCCCCGCAGCGCTCCGCGCAGGCCGGCACCGCCCTCGCGGCGGCCGCGCTGGGGCATGCGGGCGGTCACCACGCTGTCCGTGGTGGTCCTCGCCTCCGCCGGCATCGGGCACGCGGTGATGACCAGCCTGGACGCGGACATCACCCGGGTCGACCCCTTCAAGGACATGAAGAACCGCCCGCAGGCGGGCCACGGCATGAACATCCTGCTGGTCGGCACCGACGGCCGCGAGAAGATCAGCAAGGAGGAGCGCCACAAGTACCGGCTGGGCGGCGCCCCGTGCCACTGCACCGACACGATCATGATCGTGCACATCTCCGAGGACCGGGAACGGGCGAGCGTGGTGAGCCTGCCGCGCGACTCGTACGCGGTGACGCCGTCGCACGTCGACCGGGTCTCGGGCAAGCGGCACAACGGGCACCCCCTCAAGCTGAACGCCGCGTACGCCGAGGGCGGACCGCAGCTGACCGTGCGCACGGTCGAGAGCATGACGAAGGTGAAGATCGACCACTACCTGGAGGTCGACTTCACCAGCTTCATGAAGACGGTGGACGTGGTCGGGGGCGTGCCCATCTGCACCGCCGACCCCCTGAAGGACAGCTACACCGGCCTGAACCTGCCGGCCGGGCGGCACACGCTCGCCGGCGGGCAGGCGCTCCAGTACGTCCGCGCGCGCCACGTCGACGGGGCGTCCGACCTCGGCCGCATGAAGCGGCAGCAGCGTTTCATGGCGGCTCTCGTGGAACGGCTCACCTCGTCCGGCATCCTCCTCAACCCCATGAAGTTCCGGGACGTGACACGGGCGGTGCTCGGCTCGGTCCGGGCCGACAAGGGCTTCGGCACGGACGAGATGCTGGACCTGGGCCGCGCCATGCGGAACTTCTCCCCCTCCTCCTCCGAGTTCACGACCGTCCCGATCGGGCGGATGGGGTACGCCGTGAAGGGCGTCGGATCCACGCTGAAGTGGGACACCGAGAAGTCCGAGCGTCTCTTCCACGCCCTGCGCCAGGACCAGCCGCTGTCGGTGCACCGGTCGCGCGGTGCGGCCCGGATCGTCCCGGTCGCCCCGCAGCAGATCCGCGTCCAGGTGGAGAACGGCACCCGCACGGCCGGCCTGGGCCGCCGGGTGGACGCGGCCCTGACCTCGACCGGCTTCCGCACGACCAAGGCCCCGGTGAACTCCGCGACCCGCGACGTCAGGCGCACGATCGTCGCCCACGACCCCCGCTGGGACCGCTCCGCCAAGTCCCTCGCGGCGGCTCTGCCGGGCAGTGAGCTCCGGGCGGTCAAGGGCCTGGGCCCGACCCTGAAGGTGATCGCCGGAGCGGACTTCGAACGCGTGCGGAAGGTGCGGGCCGAGGACCCGGGTCAGGGCGAGTTCGGAGTGGTGCGGGGCGACGAGGTGGCGTGCTCGTAG
- a CDS encoding acyl-CoA thioesterase: MTDQPPAADSGSPDIPGKPTSASRTTLSHIMTHNDTNLLGTVHGGVIMKLVDDAAGAVAGRHSGGPAVTASMDEMAFLEPVRVGDLVHVKAQVNWTGRTSMEVGVRVLAERWNESAPPTQVGSAYLVFAAVDADGKPRRVPQVLPETERDKRRYQEAQIRRTHRLARRRAIMDLREKRAAEGFED; the protein is encoded by the coding sequence ATGACAGACCAGCCCCCAGCTGCGGATTCCGGCAGTCCGGATATCCCGGGCAAGCCGACTTCGGCGTCCCGCACCACCCTCAGCCACATCATGACCCACAACGACACGAACCTTCTGGGGACCGTGCACGGCGGGGTGATCATGAAGCTGGTCGACGACGCGGCGGGAGCCGTGGCGGGACGGCACTCCGGCGGGCCGGCGGTCACCGCGTCCATGGACGAGATGGCGTTCCTGGAGCCGGTCCGCGTCGGTGACCTGGTGCACGTCAAGGCACAGGTGAACTGGACCGGCCGGACGTCCATGGAGGTCGGCGTCCGGGTCCTGGCCGAACGCTGGAACGAGTCCGCCCCGCCCACGCAGGTCGGCTCGGCGTACCTCGTCTTCGCCGCGGTCGACGCCGACGGCAAGCCCCGCCGGGTCCCGCAGGTACTCCCGGAGACCGAGCGCGACAAGCGCCGCTACCAGGAGGCCCAGATCCGCCGCACCCACCGCCTGGCCCGCCGCCGGGCGATCATGGACCTGCGGGAGAAGCGGGCGGCCGAGGGCTTCGAGGACTGA
- a CDS encoding LCP family protein, which translates to MNDWPEGFPGDNRGSRYGRGSSSAQPESARVMRQVRRGPAASPGQAGYGGAPAYGGGVPPQPSYVDGGGHGGDGYDSGYNTGQVYGSPGGRGPGGPGDGLYEPRPAPNWRRRIKVTAITLVTLLVVTSVGTYFWADSKLNREVDLSKVIDRPEAGEGTNYLIVGSDSRKGMSAEEKKKLHTGSAEGKRTDSMMILHTGGGAPTLISLPRDSNVTIPSFKGSDSGKVYPATGRQTKLNAAYAEDGPELLVRTVEANTGLHIDHYVEIGFAGFANIVDAVGGVEMNIPQDIKDTKSGADLKKGTQTLDGEQALAFVRTRYALRGSDLDRTKNQQKFLSALANQVATPGTVLNPFKLYPTMSAGLDTLVVDKDMSLFDLASMFWAMKGVSGGEGKSMNMPIAGSSPNGNLQWNTAKVKTLVNELKNDDPVTVTGN; encoded by the coding sequence ATGAATGACTGGCCCGAGGGATTTCCCGGCGACAACCGCGGCAGCCGATACGGACGCGGCAGCTCGAGCGCGCAGCCCGAGAGCGCCCGTGTCATGCGGCAGGTCCGCCGCGGTCCGGCGGCATCACCCGGGCAGGCGGGATACGGCGGCGCCCCGGCGTACGGCGGCGGAGTGCCCCCGCAGCCGTCCTACGTCGACGGCGGCGGCCACGGCGGCGACGGTTACGACAGTGGCTACAACACCGGCCAGGTCTACGGCTCCCCCGGCGGCAGAGGCCCCGGTGGTCCGGGTGACGGCCTGTACGAGCCGCGCCCCGCGCCGAACTGGCGCCGCCGCATCAAGGTGACGGCCATCACGCTGGTGACGCTGCTGGTCGTGACGAGCGTCGGCACGTACTTCTGGGCCGACTCCAAGCTCAACCGCGAGGTCGACCTGTCGAAGGTCATCGACCGTCCGGAGGCGGGCGAGGGCACGAACTACCTGATCGTCGGCTCCGACAGCCGCAAGGGCATGTCCGCCGAGGAGAAGAAGAAGCTGCACACCGGGTCCGCCGAGGGCAAGCGCACGGACTCGATGATGATCCTTCACACCGGCGGCGGCGCCCCCACACTGATCTCGCTGCCGCGCGACTCGAACGTCACGATCCCGTCCTTCAAGGGCTCCGACTCCGGCAAGGTCTACCCGGCCACCGGCCGCCAGACGAAGCTGAACGCGGCCTACGCCGAGGACGGCCCGGAGCTGCTGGTGCGCACCGTGGAGGCCAACACGGGCCTGCACATCGACCACTACGTCGAGATCGGCTTCGCCGGCTTCGCGAACATCGTGGACGCGGTCGGCGGTGTCGAGATGAACATCCCGCAGGACATCAAGGACACCAAGTCCGGCGCGGACCTGAAGAAGGGCACGCAGACCCTCGACGGCGAGCAGGCCCTCGCCTTCGTCCGTACCCGCTACGCCCTCAGGGGCTCCGACCTGGACCGCACGAAGAACCAGCAGAAGTTCCTGTCGGCCCTGGCCAACCAGGTCGCCACTCCGGGCACGGTCCTCAACCCCTTCAAGCTGTACCCGACCATGAGCGCCGGCCTGGACACCCTCGTGGTCGACAAGGACATGAGCCTCTTCGACCTGGCATCCATGTTCTGGGCGATGAAGGGCGTCAGCGGCGGCGAGGGCAAGTCGATGAACATGCCGATCGCGGGCAGCAGCCCCAACGGCAACCTCCAGTGGAACACCGCGAAGGTGAAGACCCTGGTGAACGAGCTGAAGAACGACGACCCGGTCACCGTCACGGGCAACTGA
- a CDS encoding four-helix bundle copper-binding protein yields the protein MTQQPTAATPLSKEMQDCVQACMTCHSVCEETMSSCLQMGGPAQMQIMRTVMDCAEMTRMCADMMMRRSPLMAEMCAMCARACDMCAEACMAMPEDAQMMRCAEACRRCAEMCRSMSAASM from the coding sequence ATGACCCAGCAACCCACCGCCGCCACCCCGCTGAGCAAGGAGATGCAGGACTGCGTCCAGGCGTGCATGACCTGCCACAGTGTGTGCGAGGAGACCATGAGCTCCTGTCTGCAGATGGGCGGTCCGGCCCAGATGCAGATCATGCGCACGGTCATGGACTGTGCCGAGATGACGCGCATGTGCGCCGACATGATGATGCGCCGCTCGCCCCTCATGGCCGAGATGTGCGCGATGTGCGCCCGCGCCTGTGACATGTGCGCCGAGGCGTGTATGGCCATGCCGGAGGACGCGCAGATGATGCGCTGCGCCGAGGCCTGTCGCCGCTGCGCCGAGATGTGCCGCTCGATGTCGGCCGCCTCGATGTGA
- a CDS encoding phospholipase D-like domain-containing protein, whose protein sequence is MTQQVYDEPRTSGPGGPQGQKQRLRRRLERLIGIAATEGNELVPLRNGDEIFPAMLAAIRAAEHTVDMMTFVYWRGEVAHEFAAALAERARAGVRVRLLLDGFGAKEIEPDLLDAMDEAGVQVAWFRRPTRLSPMRQNHRCHRKVLVTDEHTAFTGGVGIAQEWCGSARNPDEWRDTHVQVRGPAVDGIAAAFAQNWAECHDDLYDDHDRFTAQPQPGRATVQVVRGSASFGWQDMQTVLRVLITSAQERLRLATAYFAPDAYFIGLLAAAAHRGVRVEILLPGPHTDQRVCLLAGRQYYQTLVDAGVEVREYQPTMLHTKIMTVDGVCSLIGSTNFNRRSMEHDEEVVLAVLDEDFTAELDADFEADRKRGEPVDPRRWKRRPLPMRLAEAAVTPIRRFL, encoded by the coding sequence ATGACACAGCAGGTGTACGACGAGCCACGGACTTCGGGTCCGGGGGGCCCACAGGGGCAGAAGCAGCGGCTGCGCAGACGGCTGGAGCGGCTGATCGGCATCGCCGCGACCGAGGGCAACGAGCTCGTGCCGCTGCGGAACGGGGACGAGATCTTCCCCGCCATGCTGGCCGCCATCCGGGCCGCCGAGCACACCGTCGACATGATGACGTTCGTGTACTGGCGCGGCGAGGTCGCCCACGAGTTCGCCGCGGCCCTGGCCGAGCGGGCCCGCGCCGGTGTCCGGGTGCGGCTGCTGCTGGACGGCTTCGGGGCCAAGGAGATAGAGCCCGACCTGCTGGACGCCATGGACGAGGCAGGTGTCCAGGTCGCCTGGTTCCGCAGACCCACGCGCCTGTCGCCGATGCGGCAGAACCACCGCTGCCACCGCAAGGTGCTGGTCACCGACGAGCACACGGCCTTCACCGGCGGCGTCGGGATCGCACAGGAGTGGTGCGGCTCCGCCCGGAACCCGGACGAGTGGCGCGACACCCATGTACAGGTCCGCGGCCCCGCCGTGGACGGCATCGCCGCGGCCTTCGCCCAGAACTGGGCCGAGTGCCACGACGACCTCTACGACGACCACGACCGCTTCACGGCCCAACCGCAGCCGGGGCGGGCCACGGTCCAGGTCGTGCGGGGGTCGGCCTCCTTCGGCTGGCAGGACATGCAGACGGTCCTACGGGTCCTGATCACCTCGGCGCAGGAGCGCCTGCGGCTGGCCACCGCCTACTTCGCCCCCGACGCCTACTTCATCGGCCTGCTCGCCGCGGCGGCCCACCGCGGGGTCCGGGTCGAGATCCTGCTGCCCGGCCCGCACACCGACCAGCGGGTGTGCCTGCTGGCCGGGCGGCAGTACTACCAGACGCTCGTGGACGCCGGTGTGGAGGTGCGGGAGTACCAGCCGACGATGCTCCACACGAAGATCATGACCGTGGACGGGGTCTGCTCCCTCATCGGCTCCACCAACTTCAACCGCCGTTCCATGGAGCACGACGAGGAGGTCGTCCTGGCCGTCCTGGACGAGGACTTCACGGCGGAGCTCGACGCCGACTTCGAGGCCGACCGGAAGCGGGGCGAGCCGGTCGATCCCCGCCGCTGGAAGCGGCGACCCCTGCCCATGCGCCTCGCGGAGGCCGCGGTGACCCCGATCCGGCGCTTCCTGTGA
- a CDS encoding acyl-CoA dehydrogenase family protein, with amino-acid sequence MAGSADFDLYRPSEEHDMLRDAVRSLAEAKIAPHAAAVDEEARFPHEALQALVANDLHAVHVPEEYGGSGADALATVIVIEEVARVCASSSLIPAVNKLGSLPVILSGSEDLKKKYMTPLAKGDGMFSYCLSEPDAGSDAAGMKTKAVRDGDFWVLNGVKRWITNAGESEYYTVMAVTDPSKRSKGISAFVVEKSDEGVSFGAPEKKLGIKGSPTREVYLDNVRIPADRMIGEEGTGFGTAMKTLDHTRITIAAQALGIAQGALDYAKGYVQERKQFGKPIADFQGIQFMLADMAMKISAARALTYQAAAASQRVDADLTYLGAAAKCFASDVAMEVTTDAVQLLGGYGYTRDYPVERMMRDAKITQIYEGTNQVQRIVMARNLP; translated from the coding sequence TTGGCCGGATCGGCTGACTTCGACCTGTACCGCCCGTCCGAGGAGCACGACATGCTCCGTGACGCCGTCCGTTCGCTGGCCGAGGCGAAGATCGCGCCGCACGCCGCCGCGGTGGACGAGGAGGCCCGCTTCCCGCACGAGGCCCTCCAGGCGCTGGTCGCGAACGACCTGCACGCCGTGCACGTGCCCGAGGAGTACGGCGGCTCCGGCGCCGACGCGCTGGCCACCGTCATAGTGATCGAGGAGGTCGCGCGGGTCTGCGCCTCGTCCTCCCTCATCCCGGCCGTCAACAAGCTGGGCTCACTGCCGGTGATCCTCTCCGGCTCCGAGGACCTGAAGAAGAAGTACATGACCCCGCTCGCCAAGGGCGACGGCATGTTCTCCTACTGCCTCTCCGAGCCGGACGCCGGCTCCGACGCCGCCGGCATGAAGACCAAGGCCGTCCGCGACGGCGACTTCTGGGTCCTCAACGGCGTGAAGCGCTGGATCACCAACGCGGGTGAGTCCGAGTACTACACGGTGATGGCCGTCACCGACCCCTCCAAGCGCTCCAAGGGCATCTCCGCCTTCGTCGTCGAGAAGTCCGACGAAGGCGTCTCCTTCGGCGCCCCCGAGAAGAAGCTCGGCATCAAGGGCTCCCCGACCCGCGAGGTCTACCTCGACAACGTCCGCATCCCCGCCGACCGCATGATCGGCGAGGAGGGCACCGGCTTCGGCACGGCGATGAAGACCCTGGACCACACCCGCATCACCATCGCCGCCCAGGCCCTCGGCATCGCCCAGGGTGCCCTCGACTACGCCAAGGGCTACGTCCAGGAGCGCAAGCAGTTCGGCAAGCCGATCGCCGACTTCCAGGGCATCCAGTTCATGCTCGCCGACATGGCCATGAAGATCTCGGCCGCCCGCGCCCTGACCTACCAGGCCGCCGCCGCCTCCCAGCGCGTCGACGCCGACCTCACCTACCTGGGCGCCGCCGCCAAGTGCTTCGCCTCGGACGTGGCGATGGAGGTCACCACGGACGCGGTCCAGCTCCTCGGCGGATACGGCTACACCCGCGACTACCCGGTGGAGCGCATGATGCGCGACGCCAAGATCACGCAGATTTATGAGGGCACGAACCAGGTCCAGCGCATCGTCATGGCGCGCAACCTGCCATAG